One Pseudomonas tolaasii NCPPB 2192 genomic window carries:
- a CDS encoding DUF2946 domain-containing protein, which produces MGAPRARFSPHARVRRGRWISLFAMLMIFIGPLISQAMPMNHHAGMSMSMSMDMPMDHGDSHHPKAPDEHHALWSKCGYCDLLYSCPALPGGISTFTLGTLPPANALTAATRLGHARQSIFPGARSRAPPVNA; this is translated from the coding sequence ATGGGCGCCCCTCGCGCCAGGTTTTCTCCACACGCCCGCGTAAGACGCGGCCGTTGGATCAGCCTGTTCGCCATGCTGATGATCTTTATCGGTCCGCTGATTTCCCAAGCGATGCCGATGAACCATCACGCCGGTATGTCGATGAGCATGTCCATGGACATGCCGATGGACCACGGCGATTCCCATCACCCCAAAGCCCCCGACGAACACCACGCCCTCTGGTCCAAGTGCGGCTATTGCGACCTGCTCTATAGCTGCCCGGCCCTGCCCGGTGGCATTTCAACCTTCACCCTCGGCACACTGCCACCCGCTAACGCCCTTACCGCCGCCACCCGCCTGGGCCACGCGCGGCAAAGCATCTTCCCCGGCGCCCGCAGCCGCGCACCGCCCGTCAACGCGTAA
- a CDS encoding copper chaperone PCu(A)C produces the protein MLKSSLLLAALLLPVFSAANADDYKAGDLLVSDPWSQELPPNAPTVAAYFVIHNTGETPDRLLSVETPVADKAELHEHVMQGDLMKMQQVPSVAVPAKGDLTFAPMAYHVMLLGLRDRSLLADGKQFPLTLTFEKAGKVEVEVSVQKAPPMATHEHKHAR, from the coding sequence ATGCTCAAATCTTCCCTGCTTCTGGCTGCGTTACTGTTGCCGGTGTTCAGTGCTGCCAATGCCGATGACTACAAGGCCGGCGACCTGTTGGTCAGCGACCCCTGGTCCCAGGAGTTGCCGCCCAACGCGCCGACGGTGGCGGCGTATTTTGTGATTCACAACACGGGCGAAACGCCGGACCGCCTGCTCAGCGTTGAAACACCGGTGGCGGACAAGGCCGAGTTGCATGAGCACGTCATGCAAGGCGACCTGATGAAAATGCAGCAGGTGCCCAGTGTCGCCGTACCGGCCAAGGGTGATCTGACATTCGCGCCCATGGCCTATCACGTGATGCTGCTGGGCCTCAGAGACCGCAGCCTGTTGGCGGACGGCAAGCAATTTCCGCTGACCCTGACCTTCGAAAAGGCCGGCAAGGTGGAAGTAGAAGTCTCGGTGCAGAAGGCGCCCCCCATGGCCACCCACGAGCATAAGCACGCCAGGTAA
- a CDS encoding DUF2946 domain-containing protein, translating to MARQRFAIVWIACFAVLFNAFAMPMASAMQQSDDPVKQLLWGSFCSSNGASLKTIALGKLEIPAPAQEDHSAMQHCWCCSGSAPVVALPGHAPQLYITRFDAVLGLTQPALQTPTPRQQWPSLNPRASPTA from the coding sequence ATGGCCCGTCAACGCTTTGCAATTGTGTGGATCGCCTGCTTTGCAGTGCTGTTCAACGCCTTTGCCATGCCGATGGCCAGTGCGATGCAGCAGTCGGACGACCCGGTCAAACAGCTGTTGTGGGGCAGTTTCTGCTCGTCCAATGGCGCCAGCCTGAAGACTATTGCCCTGGGCAAGCTGGAGATTCCGGCGCCGGCACAGGAAGACCATTCGGCCATGCAGCATTGCTGGTGCTGCTCGGGCTCGGCGCCGGTGGTGGCGTTGCCGGGGCATGCGCCGCAGTTGTATATCACCCGTTTTGATGCAGTGCTGGGCCTGACCCAGCCCGCCCTGCAAACCCCTACCCCGCGCCAGCAATGGCCGAGTCTCAACCCGCGCGCCTCTCCAACGGCCTGA
- a CDS encoding DUF6124 family protein has product MIKPTPNPPIRLFTVADGITTEDLLVNLNETLASANALSCDLAFDLDGSKREALLGVVQLMELAQLLADRVQEGTGQA; this is encoded by the coding sequence ATGATCAAACCCACACCAAATCCCCCCATTCGGCTATTCACCGTGGCCGACGGCATCACCACCGAAGACCTGCTGGTCAACCTTAACGAAACCCTCGCCTCGGCGAATGCGCTGAGCTGCGATCTTGCATTTGATCTGGACGGCTCCAAGCGAGAGGCGTTGTTGGGTGTTGTGCAGTTGATGGAGTTGGCGCAGTTGCTGGCTGATCGTGTGCAGGAAGGCACTGGGCAGGCCTAG
- a CDS encoding cobalt-precorrin-6A reductase, producing MTRILLLGGVTEALAIARTLGPEHIYSLAGVGRVPTDLNCQVRVGGYGGAEGLAQFVRDEGIGLVLDATHPYAAQISRNAAEAARVCGVPCWALRRPAWQPQAGDDWREVGDWAELIEALKPFKRPLFTLGREPLQHLNEIPPEQFWTLRALDVYPGNERCEVIGARGPFLIEDERALFERRGIDVLISKNSGSTATEPKLEVARERGVPVLVLKRPVLAAVDREFTAVAAVLQAITVFPCGSGLARDSRLSVARGAD from the coding sequence ATGACGCGCATTCTGTTGCTGGGCGGTGTGACCGAGGCGCTGGCGATTGCTCGCACGCTCGGCCCGGAACATATCTACAGCCTGGCGGGCGTCGGGCGGGTGCCGACTGACCTGAACTGCCAGGTGCGCGTCGGCGGTTATGGCGGGGCTGAGGGGCTGGCGCAGTTTGTTCGGGACGAAGGGATTGGCCTGGTTCTCGATGCGACCCATCCCTATGCGGCGCAGATCAGCCGCAATGCCGCCGAGGCTGCGCGTGTTTGTGGCGTGCCGTGCTGGGCGCTGCGGCGTCCGGCGTGGCAGCCACAGGCGGGAGATGATTGGCGGGAAGTCGGTGATTGGGCCGAGTTGATTGAAGCGCTCAAACCCTTCAAGCGCCCGCTGTTCACGCTGGGGCGTGAGCCGTTGCAGCATCTGAATGAAATCCCGCCGGAGCAGTTCTGGACGCTGCGCGCGCTGGACGTGTATCCGGGGAATGAGCGGTGTGAAGTGATCGGCGCGCGTGGGCCGTTTTTGATCGAGGATGAACGCGCGCTGTTCGAACGGCGTGGCATCGATGTGCTGATCAGCAAGAACAGCGGCAGCACGGCAACCGAACCGAAGCTGGAAGTGGCACGGGAGCGCGGTGTGCCAGTGCTGGTGTTGAAGCGGCCCGTGCTGGCGGCTGTCGACCGAGAGTTCACCGCCGTGGCAGCGGTGCTGCAGGCAATCACTGTCTTCCCCTGTGGGAGCGGGCTTGCCCGCGATAGCAGACTGTCAGTCGCCAGAGGTGCTGACTGA
- a CDS encoding bifunctional cobalt-precorrin-7 (C(5))-methyltransferase/cobalt-precorrin-6B (C(15))-methyltransferase — MSPWLTVVGIGEDGFKGLGRNARHALLRATRIIGAQRQLDLLPVCIRGERQLWPSPFSLDPVLARRGEPVCVLASGDPMFYGVGASLARQVTADELLILPAPSSVSLAAARLGWPLQDVVTLSVVARPMAALNAHLASGVRLLVLSNDGGSPALIAALLTESGFGPSRLSVFEHLGGTDERRIEGVASDWQQACVADLNLVAIDCVASSETPRLSRLAGLPDSAFKHDGQLTKRDVRAMTLARLAPVPGELLWDVGAGSGSIGIEWMRTHPSCRALAIEADEGRQGLIEHNRDALGVPGLQLIRGKAPQALDGLEAPDAIFIGGGVTREGVLDKCWQQLRPGGRLVANAVTLQSEMTLMNWRARHGGELTRIHVAQAQPLGEFDTWRQALPITLLDVVKPL; from the coding sequence ATGTCGCCCTGGCTGACGGTTGTAGGCATCGGTGAAGACGGCTTCAAGGGGCTGGGCAGGAATGCCCGGCATGCCCTGTTGCGCGCCACGCGGATTATAGGTGCTCAGCGCCAGTTGGACCTGCTGCCGGTGTGTATTCGCGGCGAACGCCAGCTGTGGCCGAGCCCGTTTTCGCTGGATCCGGTGCTGGCCAGGCGTGGCGAACCGGTGTGCGTACTGGCCAGCGGCGATCCAATGTTCTATGGCGTGGGCGCCAGCCTGGCGCGGCAAGTGACGGCGGATGAGTTGCTGATTTTGCCGGCGCCGTCGTCCGTGTCGCTGGCGGCGGCGCGGCTGGGTTGGCCGTTGCAGGACGTGGTGACCTTGTCTGTGGTGGCTCGGCCAATGGCGGCGCTGAATGCGCATCTGGCCAGCGGCGTGCGGTTGTTGGTGTTGAGCAATGACGGCGGCAGCCCGGCGTTGATTGCCGCTTTACTGACTGAATCCGGTTTCGGGCCGAGCCGGCTGAGTGTGTTTGAGCACTTGGGCGGCACAGATGAGCGGCGCATCGAGGGTGTGGCGAGTGATTGGCAACAGGCTTGCGTCGCCGATTTGAATCTGGTCGCCATCGATTGCGTGGCCTCCAGCGAAACACCGCGCCTGTCGCGCCTGGCAGGCCTGCCGGATTCAGCCTTCAAACACGACGGCCAATTGACCAAACGCGACGTACGCGCCATGACCCTCGCCCGCCTCGCGCCTGTGCCCGGTGAGTTGCTCTGGGATGTGGGCGCGGGCAGCGGTTCCATCGGGATTGAGTGGATGCGCACCCATCCGAGTTGTCGCGCGTTGGCGATTGAAGCCGATGAAGGCCGCCAAGGGTTGATCGAACATAACCGCGATGCCCTGGGTGTACCCGGCCTGCAACTGATCCGCGGCAAGGCGCCTCAGGCGCTGGACGGCCTGGAAGCCCCGGACGCGATCTTCATCGGCGGCGGCGTAACGCGCGAAGGCGTGCTCGATAAGTGCTGGCAACAGCTGCGGCCCGGTGGCCGCTTGGTCGCCAATGCCGTGACCCTGCAAAGCGAGATGACCTTGATGAACTGGCGCGCCCGGCATGGCGGCGAACTGACGCGCATCCATGTCGCCCAGGCCCAGCCGTTGGGCGAATTCGACACCTGGCGCCAGGCATTGCCGATCACCTTGCTGGACGTGGTCAAGCCGTTATGA
- the cobG gene encoding precorrin-3B synthase, giving the protein MPSDKAGIIPRLYPSTGSPVNRTPAPNTLRPSACPGLLRIVQALDGGICRIKLAGGSITAKQAHAVADAARAHAGGVIEATNRANLQIRGIGAEQDALIATLLAADLGPSHAAGDDVRNLMLSPGAGIDPQMLFDTRPLAAQILATLQNHPRFHELSAKFAVQLDGGEALAMLEHHHDLWLSAFERKGETLLAFGLAGCPGLDAPLAAVPLEQGHALVVAVLEAFLDLATPEQIRMRHLAVDKLLSHLRLPLLPADGFKRPASGALLHLGTYPQLQKKQFYVAAVAPLGRLDSSMLNGVAQLASEFGDGTLRFTPWQGVLLPGVKHPEAVTQGLETLGFLCSIDQPLARMVACTGSSGCAKGLADTKADAIRLAALQPQHDVHLSGCPRSCAAAHTAPVTLLAVSPGHYDLYFRDAAHPGFGRLHARTLSIEAAGALLRAHPRSNTDD; this is encoded by the coding sequence ATGCCGTCGGACAAAGCAGGCATAATACCGCGCCTTTACCCGTCAACCGGTAGCCCCGTGAACCGAACGCCCGCCCCGAACACCTTGCGCCCCTCGGCTTGCCCGGGGTTGCTGCGTATTGTCCAGGCGCTGGATGGCGGCATTTGCCGGATCAAATTGGCCGGCGGTTCCATCACCGCAAAGCAGGCTCACGCGGTGGCCGACGCAGCCCGAGCCCATGCGGGCGGGGTGATCGAGGCGACCAACCGCGCCAACCTGCAGATTCGCGGCATCGGCGCTGAACAGGACGCCCTGATCGCGACGCTCCTGGCTGCGGACCTCGGCCCCAGCCATGCGGCTGGCGACGACGTGCGCAACCTGATGCTCAGCCCCGGCGCCGGCATCGACCCGCAGATGCTGTTCGACACCCGCCCGCTGGCGGCCCAAATCCTCGCGACCCTGCAAAATCACCCGCGTTTCCATGAGCTGTCGGCCAAGTTCGCCGTGCAACTCGATGGCGGCGAGGCCCTGGCGATGTTGGAGCATCACCATGACCTGTGGTTGTCGGCGTTTGAGCGCAAGGGCGAAACCTTGCTGGCGTTCGGCCTGGCCGGTTGCCCGGGGCTGGATGCGCCGCTGGCCGCCGTGCCGCTGGAACAGGGGCATGCGCTGGTGGTGGCTGTGCTGGAAGCGTTTCTCGACCTCGCCACCCCCGAGCAAATCCGCATGCGCCATCTGGCTGTGGATAAGTTATTGAGCCATCTGCGCCTGCCGTTGCTGCCGGCAGATGGCTTCAAACGCCCGGCCAGTGGCGCCCTGTTGCACCTCGGCACTTATCCACAGCTGCAAAAAAAACAATTCTACGTTGCCGCGGTCGCGCCCTTGGGCCGTCTGGATTCGAGCATGCTCAACGGCGTTGCACAGTTGGCCAGCGAGTTCGGCGACGGCACCCTGCGTTTCACGCCCTGGCAGGGCGTGTTGCTGCCTGGCGTTAAACATCCTGAAGCCGTCACTCAAGGCTTGGAGACGCTGGGCTTTCTCTGCTCGATCGACCAACCCCTGGCGCGCATGGTCGCCTGTACCGGCTCCAGCGGTTGCGCCAAAGGCCTGGCCGACACCAAGGCCGACGCCATACGGCTGGCCGCGTTGCAACCGCAGCACGATGTGCACCTGTCCGGCTGCCCACGCTCCTGCGCCGCTGCGCACACCGCGCCGGTCACCTTGCTGGCCGTCAGCCCCGGCCACTACGACCTCTATTTTCGCGATGCAGCCCACCCGGGTTTCGGCCGGCTGCACGCGCGCACCCTTTCCATTGAAGCGGCGGGCGCCCTGTTGCGCGCCCACCCACGGAGCAACACCGATGATTGA
- a CDS encoding precorrin-8X methylmutase yields the protein MIDYIRDGQEIYRNSFAIIRAEAKLDRIPADLEKLAVRVIHACGMVEAIDGLQFSEGAGKAGRDALAAGAPILCDARMVSEGVTRARLPANNAVICTLRDDSVPELARELGNTRSAAALELWRPHLEGSVVVIGNAPTALFYLLEMLDAGAPKPALILGFPVGFVGAAESKAMLAADSRGVPFVIMQGRLGGSAMAAAAVNALATEVE from the coding sequence ATGATTGATTACATCCGCGACGGTCAGGAGATCTATCGCAACTCCTTCGCCATTATTCGCGCGGAAGCCAAACTCGACCGCATCCCGGCCGACCTGGAAAAACTCGCGGTGCGCGTGATTCATGCCTGCGGCATGGTCGAGGCCATCGACGGCCTGCAGTTTTCCGAAGGCGCGGGCAAGGCCGGGCGCGACGCGCTGGCCGCCGGCGCGCCGATTCTATGTGATGCGCGGATGGTCTCCGAAGGCGTGACCCGCGCGCGCCTGCCGGCCAACAATGCAGTGATCTGCACCCTGCGCGACGACAGCGTGCCGGAGCTGGCGCGCGAATTGGGCAACACCCGCTCCGCCGCCGCACTGGAGCTGTGGCGCCCGCACCTGGAAGGCAGCGTGGTGGTGATCGGCAACGCGCCGACCGCCTTGTTCTACCTGCTGGAAATGCTCGATGCAGGCGCGCCCAAACCGGCGTTGATCCTCGGCTTCCCGGTGGGCTTCGTCGGCGCCGCCGAGTCCAAGGCGATGCTGGCGGCGGACAGCCGTGGCGTGCCGTTTGTGATCATGCAAGGGCGCCTGGGCGGCAGTGCCATGGCCGCCGCAGCCGTCAACGCCTTGGCCACGGAGGTCGAATAA
- a CDS encoding precorrin-2 C(20)-methyltransferase, producing the protein MQARGRLIGLGVGPGDPELITLKALRLLRESPVVAYFVAKGKKGNAFGIIEDHLVPQQTLMPLVYPVTTEVLPAPMSYEQVISDFYDAASLEVAAHLDAGRDVAVICEGDPFFYGSYMYLHDRLAERYEAQVIPGVCSMLGGASVLGAPLVYRNQSLSVLSGVLPHDDLKRRLADADAAVIMKLGRNFPKVRQVLEELGLAGRALYVERATMANQKIVPLDQVDPASSPYFSLIIVPGERWQG; encoded by the coding sequence ATGCAGGCACGCGGACGTTTGATCGGCCTGGGCGTCGGCCCCGGCGACCCGGAACTGATCACCCTCAAGGCGCTGCGCCTGCTGCGTGAGTCGCCGGTGGTGGCGTACTTCGTGGCCAAGGGCAAGAAAGGCAACGCCTTCGGCATCATCGAAGATCATTTGGTGCCACAGCAAACCTTGATGCCGCTGGTGTACCCGGTGACCACCGAAGTGCTGCCGGCACCGATGTCCTACGAACAGGTAATCAGTGATTTCTACGATGCCGCCAGCCTGGAAGTGGCCGCGCATCTGGATGCCGGGCGCGATGTGGCGGTGATCTGCGAGGGCGACCCGTTTTTCTACGGCTCCTACATGTACCTGCATGATCGCCTGGCCGAGCGCTACGAAGCGCAAGTGATTCCCGGCGTGTGCTCGATGTTGGGCGGCGCCTCGGTACTCGGCGCGCCTTTGGTGTATCGCAATCAGAGCTTGTCGGTACTCTCCGGTGTGCTGCCCCATGACGACCTCAAGCGCCGCCTGGCGGACGCCGATGCGGCGGTGATCATGAAGCTCGGTCGCAATTTCCCGAAAGTGCGCCAGGTGCTGGAAGAACTCGGCCTGGCCGGGCGTGCGTTGTATGTGGAGCGCGCGACCATGGCCAACCAGAAGATCGTGCCGCTGGATCAGGTGGACCCGGCTTCGTCGCCGTACTTCTCGCTGATCATCGTGCCCGGCGAACGGTGGCAGGGGTGA
- the cobJ gene encoding precorrin-3B C(17)-methyltransferase, with translation MKPAIVILGQGSLATARKIQQVYPGSLIHGLAGRVDGADQSYSEFGATLRELYQQGTPLIALCAAGIVIRTLAPLLLEKGEEPAVLAVAEDGSAVVPLLGGLGGVNVMAREIATALDVAAAITTSGELRFGTCLLNPPKGYALADLELGKRFVSDLLAGESVRIEGAAPWLDQANLPQDQQARLAIHIGSDAREPAANELLIYPKNVCVTCKPGEQLAERVRAALQQAGIALQSLACLLASDGQMAEASLHAAALELGVPLRFAQVAQDADIVISVAEQPLDLAQVGRIRGRLAVIGLGPGAAELMVPAVKAELARCTDVLGYETYVRMAGPFRDDQVQHCTDNREEMQRARHAFELAAQGRSVVVVSSGDPGVFAMAAAVIEALHESGDPAWHQVDLEILPGVSASLATAAQAGAPLGHDFCVMSLSDNLKPWSIIEKRLDLASQADLALAFYNPISRSRPWQLGRALEIVALHRTADTPVVLGRDIGRPGQTLRVTTLGQLTPEQVDMRTMVLIGSSTTCTFPRAGGGEWVYTPRWYGEKPVS, from the coding sequence ATGAAGCCAGCGATCGTTATTCTGGGCCAGGGCAGCCTGGCCACTGCGCGCAAGATCCAGCAGGTCTACCCGGGCTCCCTGATTCACGGCTTGGCCGGGCGGGTTGATGGTGCCGACCAGTCCTACAGCGAATTCGGAGCGACCCTGCGCGAGCTGTATCAACAAGGCACGCCGCTGATTGCGCTGTGCGCGGCGGGCATCGTGATCCGCACGCTGGCGCCGTTGCTGCTGGAGAAGGGCGAGGAGCCCGCCGTGCTGGCCGTTGCCGAAGACGGCAGCGCGGTGGTGCCGTTGCTCGGTGGGCTGGGTGGCGTGAATGTGATGGCGCGCGAGATTGCCACCGCGCTGGATGTGGCTGCAGCGATCACCACCAGTGGCGAGCTGCGTTTCGGCACCTGCCTGCTCAACCCGCCCAAGGGCTATGCGCTGGCGGACCTGGAACTGGGCAAGCGTTTTGTCTCGGACCTGCTGGCCGGTGAAAGCGTGCGTATCGAAGGCGCCGCGCCGTGGCTGGACCAGGCCAATCTGCCGCAGGACCAGCAAGCGCGCCTGGCGATTCATATCGGCAGTGACGCCCGGGAACCGGCCGCCAATGAACTGCTGATTTACCCGAAGAACGTGTGCGTCACCTGCAAGCCGGGTGAGCAACTGGCCGAGCGTGTGCGAGCGGCGTTGCAGCAAGCGGGCATCGCCCTGCAATCCCTGGCGTGCCTGCTGGCCAGCGATGGGCAGATGGCCGAGGCGTCGCTGCACGCCGCGGCACTGGAGCTGGGTGTGCCGCTGCGCTTTGCACAGGTGGCGCAGGATGCGGATATCGTAATCAGCGTCGCCGAGCAACCGCTGGACCTGGCGCAAGTCGGCCGTATTCGCGGCCGCCTTGCCGTGATCGGCCTGGGCCCCGGCGCTGCCGAGTTGATGGTGCCGGCGGTGAAGGCGGAACTGGCGCGCTGCACCGATGTGCTTGGCTACGAGACCTATGTGCGTATGGCCGGGCCGTTCCGTGACGACCAGGTTCAACACTGCACCGATAACCGTGAAGAAATGCAGCGCGCCCGGCACGCCTTCGAACTGGCTGCGCAAGGTCGCTCGGTGGTGGTGGTGTCGTCCGGTGATCCGGGGGTGTTCGCCATGGCCGCGGCGGTGATCGAGGCGTTGCATGAGTCGGGCGACCCGGCCTGGCATCAGGTCGACCTGGAAATTTTGCCGGGTGTGTCGGCTTCGCTGGCCACGGCGGCACAGGCGGGGGCGCCGTTGGGCCATGACTTCTGCGTGATGTCGCTGTCGGACAACCTCAAGCCCTGGTCGATCATCGAAAAGCGTCTGGACCTGGCTTCACAGGCTGATCTGGCGCTGGCGTTCTACAACCCGATCTCGCGTTCACGGCCCTGGCAATTGGGGCGTGCACTGGAAATTGTCGCGTTGCATCGCACCGCTGATACGCCGGTGGTATTGGGCCGTGACATCGGCCGCCCCGGCCAGACCCTGCGCGTCACGACACTGGGGCAACTGACTCCGGAACAGGTGGACATGCGCACCATGGTGCTGATCGGCTCGTCCACCACCTGCACATTCCCGCGTGCCGGTGGGGGTGAGTGGGTGTATACACCGCGCTGGTATGGCGAAAAGCCCGTCTCCTGA
- a CDS encoding MarC family protein, with product MLHVLFSVYLKMLVLYSPFFVLSCFISLTRGYSSKERRRLAWKVALATLVSSVLLYLFGRVIFSVFGITVDAFRIGAGSVLFISALGMAQGKSAVQTDNVQQDVTIVPLTIPLTVGPGTIGALLVMGVSQPHWDDKIMAILSIALASLTVGVVLYLSNRIERILGDQGLQIVSRLMGLFVCALAAQIIFTGVRGYLVP from the coding sequence ATGCTCCACGTGTTATTCAGCGTCTACCTGAAAATGCTGGTGCTCTACAGCCCGTTCTTCGTGCTGTCCTGCTTCATCAGCCTGACTCGCGGCTACTCCAGCAAGGAACGCCGGCGCCTGGCCTGGAAAGTCGCGTTGGCCACGCTCGTGTCCAGCGTGTTGCTCTACCTGTTCGGCCGGGTGATTTTCAGTGTGTTCGGCATCACCGTAGACGCCTTCCGCATCGGCGCCGGCAGCGTGCTGTTCATCTCCGCCCTGGGCATGGCCCAGGGCAAATCAGCGGTGCAGACCGACAACGTGCAGCAGGATGTCACCATCGTACCGCTGACCATCCCGCTCACGGTCGGCCCCGGCACCATCGGCGCCCTGCTGGTGATGGGCGTCAGCCAGCCGCATTGGGACGACAAGATCATGGCGATTCTCAGCATCGCCCTGGCCAGCCTCACGGTGGGCGTGGTGCTGTACCTGTCCAACCGTATCGAGCGCATCCTCGGCGACCAGGGCTTGCAGATTGTCAGCCGGTTGATGGGGTTGTTCGTGTGCGCCCTGGCCGCGCAAATTATCTTTACCGGGGTTCGCGGCTACCTGGTGCCCTAG